The following coding sequences are from one Natrarchaeobaculum sulfurireducens window:
- a CDS encoding metal-dependent hydrolase has protein sequence MELTWHGHSTWHVTVGGTDLLIDPFFDNPKTDLEPSDVDTPDYVLLTHGHADHIAHAGEFAEATLVATPEIVSYCQAEFGFEDAVGGMGMNLGGTVECGDATVTMVRADHTNGIMTEYDVDAGMPAGFVIADGDPTASDSTTIYNAGDTALMSEMRDVIGDHLEPDAAIVPIGDHFTMGPKQAGVAVDWTGADHAFPQHYDTFPPIEQDPADFERAVSDADVHVLEADEPFEL, from the coding sequence ATGGAGCTCACCTGGCATGGCCACTCGACGTGGCACGTCACCGTCGGGGGTACCGACCTGTTGATCGACCCGTTTTTCGACAACCCGAAAACCGATCTCGAGCCGTCGGACGTCGACACGCCGGACTACGTCCTGTTGACCCACGGTCACGCCGACCACATCGCCCATGCGGGCGAGTTCGCCGAGGCGACGCTCGTCGCGACGCCAGAGATCGTCTCCTACTGCCAGGCGGAGTTCGGCTTCGAGGACGCCGTCGGCGGAATGGGGATGAACCTCGGCGGCACCGTCGAGTGTGGCGATGCCACCGTCACGATGGTCCGGGCCGACCACACGAACGGCATCATGACCGAGTACGACGTCGACGCGGGCATGCCCGCCGGGTTCGTCATCGCCGACGGTGACCCAACGGCGTCCGATTCGACGACCATCTACAACGCCGGAGACACCGCCTTGATGTCCGAGATGCGCGACGTGATCGGCGATCACCTCGAGCCGGACGCTGCGATCGTCCCCATCGGCGACCACTTCACCATGGGCCCGAAACAGGCCGGCGTCGCCGTCGACTGGACCGGCGCCGACCACGCGTTCCCACAGCACTACGATACGTTCCCGCCAATCGAGCAGGATCCCGCAGACTTCGAACGCGCGGTCTCCGACGCCGACGTCCACGTCCTCGAGGCCGACGAGCCGTTCGAGCTGTAA
- a CDS encoding tRNA uridine(34) 5-carboxymethylaminomethyl modification radical SAM/GNAT enzyme Elp3, with the protein MSTETPEPTETEAFEQVCETLVERILAGEIDEDDVEKAKLEACSEHSAPKVPKNSELLDYAPQEHRETLEAVLQRKPVRTASGVSPVAIMTSPERCPHGKCLYCPGGPDSEFSSSQSYTGEEPAAARGVQNDYDPYGQVTLRLEQLREIGHPVDKVELILMGGTMTARSHDYQEWFVKRALEAMNDFDVEKEPEPAEGVSFAQDPDEYEWKYVEDVIAENETADIRNIGTTFETKPDWCDPEQIDRMLELGGTKVEVGVQTTYERINREMHRGHGVQESMEANQRLRDSGFKVGFHMMPGQPGMSTEMCLEDFRRIFEQDAWKPDYLKIYPTLIVRGTATYDWWHKGEFEPLGNEEAAELVAEIKDMIPRYTRLQRVQRDIPADFIDAGVWKSNLRQLARKRMDEHGWSCECIRCREVGMNDAEPEEVDLDVLEYDACGGTEHFISVEDFEQDLLIGFCRLRFPNDPVRAELENAALVRELHVYGSEVTMGEEGTSDQHQHRGYGRRLMERAEDLAADAGYDKLSVISGIGAREYYRQKLGYHQDGPYVSKRL; encoded by the coding sequence GTGAGCACCGAGACGCCCGAACCTACCGAAACAGAGGCGTTCGAGCAGGTCTGTGAGACGCTCGTCGAGCGAATCCTTGCCGGCGAGATCGACGAAGACGACGTCGAAAAGGCCAAACTCGAGGCCTGTTCGGAACACTCGGCACCGAAGGTGCCGAAAAACTCGGAACTGCTCGATTACGCCCCCCAGGAACACCGAGAGACGCTCGAGGCGGTCCTCCAGCGCAAGCCCGTCCGCACCGCATCGGGCGTCTCCCCGGTCGCGATCATGACCTCGCCCGAGCGCTGTCCCCACGGGAAATGTCTGTACTGTCCTGGTGGACCGGACTCGGAGTTTTCGTCCTCACAGAGCTACACGGGCGAAGAGCCCGCCGCGGCCCGCGGGGTCCAGAACGATTACGATCCGTACGGACAGGTCACGCTTCGACTCGAGCAACTGCGCGAGATCGGCCACCCCGTCGACAAGGTCGAACTCATCCTGATGGGTGGGACGATGACCGCCCGCTCTCACGACTATCAGGAGTGGTTCGTAAAGCGCGCACTCGAGGCGATGAACGACTTCGACGTCGAGAAAGAACCCGAGCCCGCAGAGGGCGTCAGCTTCGCCCAGGATCCCGACGAGTACGAGTGGAAATACGTCGAAGACGTCATCGCCGAGAACGAAACGGCGGACATACGCAACATCGGGACGACTTTCGAGACCAAACCCGACTGGTGTGATCCCGAACAGATCGACCGGATGCTCGAACTCGGCGGCACCAAAGTCGAAGTCGGCGTCCAGACGACCTACGAGCGGATCAACCGCGAGATGCACCGCGGCCACGGAGTCCAGGAGTCGATGGAGGCCAACCAGCGCCTGCGTGACTCTGGCTTCAAGGTCGGCTTTCACATGATGCCCGGCCAGCCCGGGATGAGCACGGAGATGTGTCTCGAGGACTTCCGACGGATCTTCGAGCAAGATGCCTGGAAGCCCGACTACCTCAAGATCTACCCGACGCTGATCGTCCGCGGAACGGCGACCTACGACTGGTGGCACAAAGGCGAGTTCGAGCCGCTGGGCAACGAGGAAGCCGCTGAACTCGTTGCCGAAATCAAGGACATGATCCCTCGCTACACGCGTCTCCAGCGCGTCCAGCGAGACATCCCGGCTGACTTCATCGACGCTGGCGTCTGGAAGTCGAACCTCCGGCAACTCGCCCGAAAGCGTATGGACGAACACGGCTGGTCGTGTGAGTGTATCCGCTGTCGCGAGGTCGGGATGAACGACGCCGAACCCGAGGAGGTCGACCTCGACGTGCTGGAGTACGACGCCTGTGGTGGCACGGAACACTTCATCTCCGTCGAGGACTTCGAGCAGGACCTGCTGATCGGCTTCTGCCGGCTTCGGTTCCCGAACGATCCGGTCAGGGCCGAACTCGAGAACGCCGCGCTCGTGCGCGAACTCCACGTCTACGGCTCGGAAGTCACGATGGGCGAAGAGGGGACGTCCGACCAGCACCAACACCGGGGCTACGGCCGCCGTCTGATGGAACGCGCCGAGGACCTCGCCGCCGACGCCGGATACGACAAACTCAGCGTTATTTCGGGTATCGGCGCTCGAGAGTACTACCGCCAGAAGCTGGGCTACCACCAGGACGGGCCGTACGTGAGCAAGCGGCTCTGA
- a CDS encoding ABC transporter ATP-binding protein, whose translation MASDSPHSVVEPSERPSERADAPVALEFDGVTKRYGGTTAVDDLSLSVREGEFFTLVGPSGCGKTTTLRLIAGFERPTDGTLRFGGDDVTGVPPEDRDVGVVFQNYALFPHMTVGENVAYGLNFADPPNGLSSAERVRELLELVDLEGFEDREPENLSGGQKQRIAIARALAPGPEVLLLDEPMSALDAQLRERLRLQVKAIQRELGITTVYVTHDQEEALAISDRLAVMRAGAPEQVAPPRKIYRRPESRFVAEFVGDNNVFSGTVTAVEDSSGGPLATVDVGPECFTVAVDDADASVGEVVSFCVRPENLSVDERRRDDHGHLETNATTATVVGAEFLGEQTRVHLEWGGRELLVRTTDPLSGDVVLRFDPDGTHLIPDS comes from the coding sequence TTGGCATCTGACAGTCCCCACAGCGTCGTCGAACCGTCCGAGCGGCCGAGCGAGCGAGCCGACGCGCCCGTGGCCCTCGAGTTCGACGGCGTCACGAAACGGTACGGCGGGACGACCGCCGTCGACGACCTTTCGCTGTCGGTCCGCGAGGGGGAATTTTTCACCCTCGTCGGTCCCTCCGGCTGTGGAAAGACGACCACGCTTCGGCTGATCGCAGGCTTCGAGCGTCCGACCGACGGGACGCTCCGGTTCGGCGGGGACGACGTCACGGGTGTCCCGCCAGAGGATCGCGACGTCGGCGTCGTCTTCCAGAACTACGCGCTGTTTCCCCACATGACCGTCGGCGAGAACGTCGCCTACGGGCTCAACTTTGCAGACCCCCCCAACGGGCTCTCGAGCGCGGAACGCGTCCGCGAGCTGCTCGAGCTGGTCGACCTCGAGGGCTTCGAAGACCGCGAGCCCGAGAACCTCTCGGGCGGGCAGAAACAACGCATCGCGATCGCTCGCGCGCTGGCACCCGGTCCCGAGGTGTTGTTGCTCGACGAACCGATGAGCGCACTCGACGCCCAACTGCGCGAACGGCTCCGACTCCAGGTCAAAGCGATCCAGCGGGAACTCGGAATTACGACCGTCTACGTCACACACGACCAGGAAGAGGCGCTGGCAATCTCCGACCGCCTCGCCGTGATGCGTGCTGGCGCCCCGGAGCAGGTGGCACCGCCGCGGAAGATCTATCGCCGACCCGAGAGCCGGTTCGTCGCCGAGTTCGTCGGGGACAACAACGTCTTCTCGGGCACCGTCACCGCCGTCGAAGACTCGAGCGGTGGCCCTCTGGCGACGGTCGACGTCGGTCCCGAATGCTTCACCGTCGCCGTCGACGACGCCGACGCGAGCGTCGGTGAAGTGGTTAGCTTCTGTGTCCGCCCCGAGAACCTATCAGTCGACGAACGCCGTCGCGACGATCACGGACATCTCGAGACGAACGCGACGACCGCGACCGTCGTCGGCGCGGAGTTTCTCGGCGAACAGACCAGGGTCCACCTCGAGTGGGGCGGTCGCGAACTGCTCGTCCGAACGACCGATCCGCTGTCGGGTGACGTGGTCTTGAGGTTCGACCCAGATGGGACACACCTCATCCCGGACTCCTGA
- the rqcH gene encoding ribosome rescue protein RqcH encodes MDPKRELTSVDLAAIVRELGAYEGAKVDKAYLYGDDLVRLKLRDFDRGRLELLLEVGEIKRAHTVAPERVPDAPGRPPQFAMMLRNRLSGADFAGVEQYEFDRILEFTFEREDGTTRIIVELFGQGNVAVTNGEYEVIDCLETVRLKSRTVVPGSRYEFPESRTNPLTISREAFAYEMDDSDSDVVRTLATQLNFGGLYAEEVCSRAGIEKGMDIADADEAVYDRLYETIERLAIDIRNANVDPRLYLEDTDDESGSPDDTDETSPDRVVDVTPFPLEERAELPADAYETFLSALDDYFFRLELADEDEPDPTTQRPDFEAQIAKYERIIEQQEGAIDGFEREADALREQAESLYANYGLVDEVLSTIRTARGQDRPWDEIEATFDEGKERGIEAAEAVIDIDGSEGTVTVDVDGEYVDLVVRDGVEQNADRLYTEAKTVEEKKEGALAAIEDTREDLEDAKRRRDEWEADDATDEADMDETDEEIDWLSESSIPIRENEPWYDRFRWFHTSDGYLVIGGRNADQNEELVKKYLEPGDKVLHTQAHGGPVTVLKATDPSEASSHDIELPDSSIEEAAQFAVSYSSVWKDGRYAGDVYAVDSDQVTKTPESGEYLEKGGFAVRGDRTYYDDTPVGVAVGIQCEPYTRVIGGPPSAIEGTAATTIALEPGRYAQADAAKRIYRRFRERFEDESYVRKVASPDRIQHFMPPGGSRIAED; translated from the coding sequence ATGGATCCAAAGCGGGAGCTTACGAGCGTCGACCTCGCTGCCATCGTCAGGGAACTCGGGGCCTACGAGGGCGCGAAAGTCGACAAAGCCTACCTCTACGGCGACGACCTCGTCCGGCTGAAGTTACGGGATTTCGACCGCGGCCGACTCGAACTCCTGCTCGAGGTCGGCGAGATCAAACGCGCCCACACGGTCGCCCCCGAACGCGTCCCCGACGCTCCCGGCCGACCGCCCCAGTTCGCGATGATGCTCAGAAACCGGCTCTCCGGGGCTGACTTCGCCGGCGTCGAGCAGTACGAGTTCGACCGCATCCTCGAGTTCACGTTCGAGCGCGAGGACGGCACCACCCGGATCATCGTCGAACTGTTCGGCCAGGGTAACGTCGCCGTGACCAACGGCGAGTACGAGGTGATCGACTGTCTTGAGACCGTTCGCCTGAAATCCCGCACTGTCGTCCCCGGCTCTCGCTATGAGTTCCCCGAATCGCGGACGAATCCCCTGACGATCTCCCGCGAGGCGTTCGCATACGAGATGGACGATTCCGATTCGGACGTCGTTCGGACGCTTGCGACCCAGCTCAACTTCGGGGGCCTCTACGCCGAGGAAGTCTGTTCTCGAGCGGGTATCGAGAAGGGGATGGACATCGCCGACGCCGACGAGGCCGTCTATGACCGACTCTACGAGACGATCGAACGCCTCGCGATCGACATCCGGAACGCCAACGTCGACCCCCGACTGTACCTCGAGGATACGGACGACGAGAGTGGAAGCCCCGACGACACCGACGAGACGAGTCCCGACCGCGTCGTCGACGTCACGCCGTTCCCGCTCGAGGAGCGGGCCGAACTCCCCGCCGACGCATACGAGACGTTTCTTTCGGCGCTCGACGACTACTTCTTCCGGCTCGAGTTAGCCGACGAGGACGAACCGGACCCGACGACGCAGCGACCCGACTTCGAAGCACAGATCGCCAAGTACGAACGGATTATCGAACAGCAAGAGGGGGCGATCGATGGGTTCGAGCGCGAGGCAGACGCCCTGCGTGAGCAGGCGGAGTCGCTGTACGCAAACTACGGACTGGTCGACGAGGTGCTCTCGACGATTCGCACGGCCCGCGGGCAAGACCGCCCCTGGGACGAGATCGAAGCGACGTTCGATGAGGGAAAAGAACGCGGCATCGAAGCCGCAGAAGCCGTGATCGACATCGACGGCAGTGAGGGGACGGTGACGGTCGACGTCGACGGCGAGTACGTCGACCTCGTCGTCCGCGACGGCGTCGAACAGAACGCCGATCGCCTCTACACCGAGGCCAAAACCGTCGAGGAGAAAAAGGAGGGTGCACTCGCTGCGATCGAGGACACCCGCGAGGACCTCGAGGATGCCAAACGACGCCGCGACGAGTGGGAGGCCGACGACGCCACCGACGAGGCCGACATGGACGAGACCGACGAGGAGATCGACTGGTTGAGCGAATCCTCGATCCCGATCCGCGAGAACGAGCCCTGGTACGATCGATTCCGCTGGTTCCACACCAGCGACGGCTACCTGGTCATCGGCGGACGCAACGCCGATCAGAACGAGGAACTCGTCAAGAAGTACCTCGAGCCCGGAGACAAAGTGTTACACACGCAGGCCCACGGCGGCCCCGTCACCGTGCTCAAAGCGACCGATCCAAGCGAGGCGTCCTCACACGACATCGAACTCCCCGACTCGAGCATCGAGGAGGCCGCCCAGTTCGCCGTCTCCTACTCGTCGGTCTGGAAGGACGGCCGCTACGCGGGCGACGTCTACGCCGTCGACTCGGATCAGGTCACCAAGACGCCCGAGAGCGGCGAGTACCTCGAGAAAGGCGGATTCGCGGTTCGTGGTGACCGGACCTACTACGACGATACGCCGGTCGGCGTCGCCGTTGGCATCCAGTGTGAGCCGTACACCCGCGTGATCGGTGGCCCGCCGTCGGCCATCGAGGGGACCGCGGCGACGACGATCGCGCTCGAGCCCGGCCGGTACGCCCAGGCCGACGCAGCAAAGCGAATCTACCGGCGCTTCCGCGAGCGCTTCGAAGACGAGTCGTACGTTCGCAAAGTCGCCAGCCCGGATCGAATCCAGCATTTCATGCCGCCAGGCGGCAGTCGTATCGCCGAAGACTGA
- the tenA gene encoding thiaminase II translates to MMFSEHLLEEGEQIWDAQKRHPFVTELAAGTLEEAAFRHWVEQDYRYLLDYARLFSIAGAKARDEETMTHLLGVAHEVLDFELDLHREFAADYGINRAELERVEKAPTCVAYTSFLLRTAYEGSVAEIAAALFPCMQGYLDVAEHMAVLAEEEHRYTPFIETYTSDEFREATAWCRRFVDECGERYPGAHEPMREAFLTSAKLEYRFWEMAYTLEGWEL, encoded by the coding sequence ATGATGTTCAGCGAACACCTGCTCGAGGAGGGCGAACAGATCTGGGACGCACAGAAGCGCCACCCGTTCGTGACGGAACTGGCCGCCGGGACGCTCGAGGAGGCCGCGTTTCGCCACTGGGTCGAGCAAGATTACCGGTATCTGCTCGATTACGCGCGGCTGTTCTCGATCGCGGGTGCGAAAGCGCGCGACGAGGAGACGATGACCCACCTCTTGGGCGTCGCCCACGAGGTGCTTGACTTCGAATTGGATCTCCACCGCGAGTTCGCGGCTGACTACGGCATCAACAGAGCCGAACTCGAGAGGGTCGAGAAAGCCCCGACTTGCGTCGCGTACACGAGCTTCCTCCTGCGGACGGCCTACGAGGGATCGGTCGCCGAGATCGCGGCCGCCCTGTTCCCGTGTATGCAAGGGTATCTCGATGTCGCCGAGCATATGGCCGTCCTCGCCGAGGAAGAACATCGCTACACTCCGTTCATCGAAACGTACACCAGCGATGAATTTCGCGAGGCGACTGCGTGGTGTCGTCGGTTCGTCGACGAGTGTGGCGAGCGCTATCCGGGTGCGCACGAGCCCATGCGAGAGGCGTTCCTCACGAGCGCGAAACTCGAGTACCGCTTCTGGGAAATGGCGTACACGCTCGAGGGGTGGGAGCTGTGA
- a CDS encoding DHH family phosphoesterase yields MGNCIICGTPVDGEICESHEEDAVFEFRGTAPSHLTPGRYYRGSVDGYADFGVFIDVGDHVTGLLHRSELDRRLESLEWEPGDEVFVQVLDVRDNGNVDLGWSIRQSDREFRGKLIETADEEFRPADLEDDADADADSADDDGEADTSSEPSQGTPDEGAATANATEAVASASGSVATETAAASTPSTDDAADATPEPEPALKRTTIEAINNQVGSVVRLEGEITGVRQTSGPTVFELRDETGTVECAAFEEAGVRAYPDVDVDDVVALEGEVERHHGDLQVETETLDVLEADERAAVVDRLETAIEREASPDDRSLLADHGAIAAVESQIVEAATAIRRAVMEARPIVVRHCATADGYVAGAAIERAVLPLIREKHTRDDAEYHYFERRPLDDRVYDMDAATNDVTSMLEARDRHGEQLPLVILVDAGSTEESVHGYDLLSMYDAEAIVIDDSRADEAVTDAVSVAVAPSLEGANVDDLTSTALAANVAAHVNDDVREDLGHLPAVSYWEDTPEAYLELATDAGYDETALSERREAVSLEAYYQSYKDKRELVADLLFNGEAREGDLAAHVSEQFRAKLETELETARDNSTIRGQDGVTLTVLDTAAFTHRYNFPTTVLLLDELHRQERDRSDAPFATLGVGEDELHVRATDAVDVRELGDAIAEQVPDAGVHVVGGADGHVAFLPGARGAVRDAAIDALVETLA; encoded by the coding sequence ATGGGTAACTGTATCATCTGCGGCACGCCCGTTGACGGCGAGATTTGTGAGAGTCACGAGGAGGACGCTGTCTTCGAGTTTCGTGGCACCGCACCTTCGCACCTCACCCCCGGCCGCTACTACCGGGGCTCCGTCGACGGCTACGCCGACTTCGGCGTCTTCATCGACGTCGGAGATCACGTTACTGGACTGTTGCACAGAAGCGAACTCGACCGACGACTCGAGAGCCTCGAGTGGGAACCTGGAGACGAGGTTTTCGTCCAGGTTCTCGACGTCCGCGACAACGGGAACGTCGACCTCGGCTGGTCGATCCGACAGTCTGACCGCGAATTCCGCGGAAAACTGATCGAAACCGCCGACGAGGAGTTCCGTCCAGCGGACCTCGAAGACGACGCGGACGCTGACGCGGACTCGGCCGACGACGATGGCGAAGCCGACACGTCGTCCGAACCGTCCCAGGGCACACCCGACGAGGGTGCCGCCACCGCGAACGCGACGGAAGCCGTCGCCAGCGCCAGCGGCTCCGTCGCAACCGAAACCGCCGCCGCGTCGACGCCGTCGACCGACGATGCGGCCGACGCCACGCCCGAGCCCGAACCGGCGCTCAAGCGAACGACGATCGAAGCGATCAACAATCAGGTCGGCTCCGTCGTCCGGCTCGAGGGCGAAATCACCGGCGTTCGCCAGACTAGCGGCCCGACGGTGTTCGAACTCCGCGACGAGACTGGCACCGTCGAGTGTGCGGCGTTCGAGGAAGCCGGCGTCCGCGCCTACCCCGACGTCGATGTCGACGACGTCGTCGCCCTCGAAGGCGAGGTCGAACGCCACCACGGCGACCTCCAGGTCGAAACCGAGACGCTCGACGTCCTCGAAGCCGACGAGCGCGCGGCCGTCGTCGACCGCCTCGAAACCGCAATCGAGCGAGAAGCCAGCCCTGACGACCGATCGCTGCTGGCCGACCACGGTGCCATCGCCGCCGTCGAGAGCCAGATCGTCGAGGCTGCGACGGCGATCCGACGAGCCGTCATGGAAGCTCGTCCGATCGTTGTCCGCCACTGTGCAACCGCCGACGGCTACGTCGCCGGCGCTGCGATCGAGCGTGCCGTACTCCCGCTGATCCGCGAGAAACACACCCGCGACGACGCGGAGTACCACTACTTCGAGCGCCGACCGCTCGACGACCGCGTCTACGACATGGACGCCGCGACGAACGACGTCACTTCGATGCTCGAGGCTCGCGACCGCCACGGCGAGCAGCTCCCGCTCGTCATCCTCGTCGACGCTGGCTCGACCGAGGAGTCCGTCCACGGCTACGACCTGCTCTCGATGTACGACGCCGAAGCGATCGTCATCGACGACAGTCGCGCTGACGAAGCGGTCACCGACGCCGTCTCTGTCGCCGTTGCCCCCTCGCTCGAGGGCGCAAACGTCGACGACCTCACCTCGACGGCGCTCGCCGCCAACGTCGCTGCACACGTCAACGACGACGTTCGCGAGGACCTCGGCCACCTGCCCGCGGTCAGCTACTGGGAGGACACTCCCGAGGCGTACCTCGAGTTGGCGACCGACGCCGGCTACGACGAGACCGCACTCTCCGAGCGACGCGAGGCCGTCTCGCTCGAGGCCTACTACCAGTCGTACAAGGACAAACGCGAACTCGTCGCCGACCTGCTGTTCAACGGCGAGGCACGAGAGGGCGACCTCGCGGCTCACGTCTCCGAACAGTTCCGCGCGAAACTCGAGACCGAACTCGAGACTGCACGGGACAACAGCACGATCCGCGGTCAGGACGGCGTGACGTTGACGGTTCTCGACACGGCCGCGTTCACGCACCGGTACAACTTCCCGACGACGGTGCTGTTGCTCGACGAACTTCACCGACAGGAACGCGACCGCTCTGACGCGCCGTTTGCGACCCTCGGTGTCGGCGAAGACGAACTCCACGTTCGAGCGACCGACGCCGTCGACGTCCGCGAACTCGGTGACGCAATCGCCGAGCAGGTCCCCGATGCTGGCGTTCACGTCGTCGGCGGTGCCGACGGCCACGTCGCGTTCCTGCCGGGCGCACGCGGTGCCGTTCGTGACGCAGCGATCGACGCCCTCGTCGAAACGCTGGCCTGA
- a CDS encoding TenA family protein — protein sequence MSDAADTASVPESFGAYTAEIDGEARFTDWLRERSEPTWSAAIEHSFVDELGAGTLSTDAYTAYLVQDYAFVDELVGAFGHAIGQAPGMDSKRPFVEFLETVTDEENDYFQRSFDALDVLEVDRIDPDLTEPTAAFVDLLGRAVHEGGYAETLAVLVPAEWIYETWATAVAAEYGDPDADGPPSAGADLPFYYAEWIDLHAVEPFCEFVDWLRGELDAVGPTLSPQRQRRVERLFGRTVALEVAFFDSALEVGGE from the coding sequence GTGAGCGACGCAGCCGATACGGCATCCGTCCCAGAGAGCTTCGGGGCCTACACCGCCGAAATCGACGGGGAGGCCCGGTTTACCGACTGGCTTCGAGAGCGATCCGAGCCGACCTGGTCGGCGGCAATCGAGCATTCGTTCGTCGACGAACTGGGTGCCGGGACGCTCTCGACGGACGCCTACACCGCCTATCTCGTCCAGGACTACGCGTTCGTCGACGAACTCGTGGGGGCGTTTGGCCACGCGATCGGCCAGGCGCCCGGCATGGACTCGAAGCGGCCGTTCGTCGAGTTCCTCGAGACGGTGACCGACGAGGAAAACGACTACTTCCAGCGGTCGTTCGATGCGCTCGACGTTCTCGAGGTCGACAGAATCGACCCCGACCTCACCGAACCGACGGCCGCGTTCGTCGACCTGCTCGGGCGGGCAGTTCACGAGGGTGGCTACGCCGAGACGCTCGCCGTGCTGGTCCCCGCCGAGTGGATCTACGAGACGTGGGCGACGGCCGTCGCCGCCGAGTACGGCGACCCGGACGCCGACGGCCCGCCGAGTGCAGGTGCCGACCTGCCGTTTTACTACGCAGAGTGGATCGACCTCCACGCCGTCGAGCCGTTTTGTGAATTCGTCGACTGGCTGCGGGGCGAACTCGACGCCGTTGGGCCCACCCTCTCACCGCAACGCCAACGACGCGTCGAACGACTGTTCGGCCGTACGGTCGCCCTCGAGGTCGCCTTCTTCGACTCGGCGCTCGAGGTGGGTGGTGAGTGA
- a CDS encoding PadR family transcriptional regulator, with amino-acid sequence MYDLTGFQRDLLYVIGGLDEPHGLAIKDELENYYEKEIHHGRLYPNLDTLVDKGLVEKGTRDRRTNFYTVTRRGQRELEDRRSWEDQYVKDLVE; translated from the coding sequence ATGTACGACCTGACTGGCTTCCAGCGCGACCTGCTGTACGTCATCGGTGGCCTCGACGAACCCCACGGCCTCGCGATCAAAGACGAACTCGAGAACTACTACGAAAAAGAGATTCACCACGGACGGCTCTACCCGAACCTCGACACGCTCGTCGACAAGGGCCTCGTAGAGAAAGGGACCCGTGACCGACGGACGAACTTCTACACCGTCACCCGCCGGGGCCAGCGCGAACTCGAGGACCGACGCTCGTGGGAAGATCAGTACGTCAAAGACCTCGTCGAGTGA
- a CDS encoding OsmC family protein — protein MAKTVTTVSEEGFSATNEIREFETAIDANGEDAPDTLGALLAAYASCYVPALRVGGQQRGVDDLGKVKIESTGDLNDDDKLESVSFDVHVEADVDDQTGEKIIERAFELCKVHDALKDELHADCTIEGDAF, from the coding sequence ATGGCGAAAACCGTCACCACCGTCTCTGAAGAAGGGTTCAGTGCCACGAACGAGATCCGCGAGTTCGAGACCGCGATCGACGCCAACGGAGAGGACGCACCGGACACACTCGGGGCGCTGCTCGCCGCGTACGCCTCCTGTTACGTCCCTGCGCTGCGCGTCGGCGGCCAGCAACGCGGCGTCGACGACCTGGGCAAAGTCAAAATCGAGTCGACCGGCGACCTGAACGACGACGACAAACTCGAGTCCGTCTCGTTCGACGTACACGTCGAAGCCGACGTCGACGACCAGACGGGAGAGAAGATCATCGAACGGGCCTTCGAACTCTGTAAAGTCCACGACGCGCTCAAAGACGAGTTGCACGCCGACTGCACGATCGAAGGCGACGCGTTCTAA